TCTGCGAGAACTACGGCAGCCCCTTCGTCCTCCCCGAACTCGGCCCCATCGGCGCCAACGGCCTGGCCAACCCCCGCGACTTCCTCGCGCCCGTCGCGGCGTACGAGGAGACGGAGGGCCCGGTCGAGGTCGTCAGCAAGTTCTGCGGCAACCTGTGGGGGGCCACGTACGACCACTCCCCGCTCGACGTCGTCGCCTGGCACGGCAACCACGTCCCGTACGTCTACGATCTGCACCGCTTCAACGTCATCGGCACCATCAGCTACGACCACCCCGACCCGTCCATCTTCACCGTCCTCACCTCGCCCTCCGACACCCCGGGGCTCGCGGGGGTCGACTTCGTCGTCTTCGCGCCGCGCTGGCTCGTCGGGGAGGACACCTTCCGCCCGCCGTACTTCCACCGGAACGTGATGAGCGAGTACATGGGCCTCGTCGAGGGCGCGTACGACGCGAAGACAGCCGGGCCGGGAGGTTTCGTGCCCGGCGGCGGCTCGCTGCACAACATGATGTCCGCGCACGGGCCCGACCAGGAGACCTTCGACCGGGCCTCGGCCGCCGAGCTGAAGCCGCAGAAGATCGACGACGGGCTGGCGTTCATGTTCGAGACCCGCTGGCCGGTCACGCTCACGCCGCAGGCGCGGGACGCCGAGCACCTCCAGCAGGGCTACGACGACGTGTGGCGGGGGCTGCTGCGGCAAGCAGGGGGTCTGGGGGGTTCCCCCAGAGGACACCGCAGGCCATGACCGGTCTCTTCGCCCCCGACTCCCTCCAGCTCAACCGCAAGCTGCCGCTGTGGTACCAGGTGTCGCAGTCCCTGCGCGCCTCCATCCTCGGCCGCCCCCCGGACGCGCCGCTGCGGCTGCCGACGGAGGAACAGCTCGCCGGGCACTACGGCGTCAGCGTGCTCACGCTCCGCCAGGCCCTCAAGGAGCTGGAGGAGGAGGGCCTGATCACGCGGCACCGGCGGCACGGCACGTTCATCGAGGCCACCGCCCGGCACACCGCCCCCGTCCGGCTGCTGGGCTCGGTCGACGCGATCGTCGCCCAGCAGTCCGGCGACCGCACGACCCTCCTGGCCCACGGCCCCGCCCCGGTCCCCGCGGACCTCGCCGGGTACTTCCCGGACCTCGCCGAGGCCATGACGTACCGCCGGCTGCGCCACGACGGCGCCACCGGCGAGGCCACCAACTGGGCCGACAACACCGTCCACCCGGAGGCGGCGGCCCGCATCGACCCGGCGGACCTGGAGCGCTGGCCGATGACGAAGGTCCTCCGCGACCGCGCCGGCATCCGCATCGCCCGCATCACGGACACGGTCACCGCCACACTGGCGGAACCGGAGACGGTCGAACTGCTCGGCGTCCCGCTGCTGAGCCCGATCCTGCACTACACGGGCGTCTCGTACGACGACGCCGGCAGGGTGGTGGACGTGGCCAGGATCCGCTACCGGGGCGACCGGTTCTCGTTCAGCGTGACCCTGGAGGCGCCGTAGCTCCGCAACGGCCCGCGAGCCACCAGTCGTCGGCCGGCCGCGAGCGGCGGGACGGTGACGGCGTCCGGGGTGTCGCACCGGGATCGTAGGATGCGAAGCGCCCTGCGGGGGCTCGGAGTCGAGGGGAGGTCGCGGGATGGGTGGTTCGGCGGACGGCGGTCCCGCCGTGGCGGAGCCCGCCGCGTCCGCGGAGGAGCCGCCGGCGGAGGAGCGGGCCGTGCACGGGGAGTCCGCGGCGGACGCGGCCCCGGCGGCGCGGGGGTCCGTCGTCAGGCCGCGGGCGTCTGTGGAAGGCGGCGCGTCGCCCGCCCCTTCCCGCGAGCCCGCCGAAGGTGACTCCGCCCCGCTGCTCGCCGATCTCATGCCCTGGGGCGTCGCCCCGCTGCGGCTCGGGCGGGGGTGGGTCATGGCGCCCGACGCCGCCTCGCTGCGGCGGCGGTGGGATGCACTCGTACGGGCCGAAGGCGACGAGCGGGACGCACTCTTCCGGGCGACGCGGGCACGGACGACGCACAGTGCCGTGGCGCAGTTGCCCGGCCGGGCCGCCGGGACCGGGCGGCTGGCGCGGGAGGCGGGGCCGTGTCCCGAGCCGGTGCGGGTGCTGCACGGGGCGTACGACCGGCAGTGGCTGATCCCGGACAACCGGCTGCTCGACGCCGCCCGGCCCGAGTTGTGGCGCGTCGCGGACGACCGGCAGTTGTTCGCCGTCGAGGCGGGGTACGTCACGCCGGGGCCCGGCGGGTCCCGCGGGCTCGCCGTGGTCGCGTCCGCACTGCTGCCGGACGGCCGGTCGCCCGCCGGGCGGCCGGGCCGGATCCGGCCGCTCTACCGGCGCCCCCGCGGCCGGGGGCCCAATCTCCCGCCGCGGCTGCTGCGCTGGCTGGGCAGGCGGCTGGGCGGCAAGGTCGGTGCCGAGGACGTGTTCGCCTGGGTGCTGGCCGCCGGGCAGGCCACCCCGCGCGGGTGCGCGGTGCCGCTGACCGCGGACCCGGAGGTGTGGCGGGCCGGCGTGGAGCGCGGGCGGCGGCTGCTGGAGGTGCAGCTCCGCGGCGCCCGCGGCGGCGGAAGGCCCCGGCTCCCGGGCGGCCGGCGGCCGTACGTGCGGGCGGCGCTGCCGGCGAGGCCCGCGGAGGTGTCGTACGACCCGGAGGAGGAGGCGCTGCTCCTCGGCGAGGGCCGCATCTCGCCGGTGCCGCGCGGCGCGTGGGAGTTCACGGCGGGCGGCGTCCCCGTGCTGGAGCAGTGGCTCGCCGCACGCCTGGAGCCCGCCGAGCCCGGGACCCTGGCGGCGATACGGCCGGCGGCGTGGCCGCAGGAGTGGACGTCGGAGCTGCTGGAGCTGATCACCGTGCTGGCGCTGCTCGCGGAGGCGGCGGACCCGGGCGCGGACGAGGCGCGGGGCACGGACGGCTCGTACACCGGGGAGATCACCGCGGAGATCACCGCGGCCGAACTGCACGAGGCGGGCATCCTTCCCGCCCCGGCCTCGGCCCGCCGCCCCGCGTCGGTGCTGGACCACCACGAGGAGGGCCCGGAGGGGCAGTTCGCCCTGATCTGAGCACGCGGCGGGCGTGCGGCTGGTCGCTCGCGCGGCGTTCCACCGCCACAGGCTCCCTACCGGTCCCGTCGACGACGTCCCGTGAGCGGACTGCCCCGCGAACGGCCTTCGGCCGAGCCGATACGCGCCCTGGGCCGTGCGCCCGGTCGGCGCGGACGACGCGCAGGGACTGCTGCCCGGCTCCAGCGGCCCGCGGACCGCCCGGGGAGGCACAAGGCAGCGGAACGTCATCTCAAGGCGGGGACGCCTTTCAAGAGGGCGCCGGGCAGCGTCGGCCGCCCTGGCAGGACCCCGTCACTCCGGCCCGCCGGAGGGCTCGAAGCCGTCCAGCACCCGTCCCAGCAACCGCCGGAACGCCGCCTCGTGGTCCCCCGGTTGCGGCGCCTGGGCCAGGGTCGCGGCCAGGTGGGGATACTCGCCCGTCGCCAACTGCCGCGCCAGATACGCCCCCCGGACCGCCTCTTCCTCCGCCTCGGTCCACGGCAGCGCGCGGGCCCGTTCCGCAAGCGCGATCTCGAACGTGACGTAGCTGGTCACCGACGCCGTGACCATCGCGACCAGCTCCATCTTGGTGCCCGGCGGCACGTCCAGGCCCGCCAGGGCGGCGAGGAACCGGTCGAGGTAGCGCAGCGCGTGGGGCGTGAACCCGTACGCGGTGGTCGAGGTGAGCCGCGGCAGCCAGGGGTGCCGGCGCATCAGGTCCCGCGACTGCTCCGCCAGCGCCAGCACGTCGGCGCGCCAGTCGCCGGTGAGGGGCACCGACAGGTCGTACTCGGCGCTGACCGCGTCGACCATCAGCTCGTGCAGGTCCTCCTTGCGCGGCACGTAGTTGTAGAGCGACATGGTGCCGCTGCCGATCTCGGCGGCGACGCGGCGCATCGAGACGGCGTCGAGCCCGTCCGCGTCGGCGATGCGGACCGCGGCGGCGGCGATCGCGGCGCGGCTGTGCGCCGGGCGCGGGCCGCGGCCCGCGCGCTCCGGGCGGGTCCAGATCACCTCGGGTGCGGCGCCGCGCGCCGTCCCGTCGGCGGCTCGTCCGCTCGCTGCCATCGCTGCCTTCCTCGGGGTCGTCGGGTGCCGGTTTACGTACAGCGTACTGAGTCGGCTATGCTCGGCCGCATGACAACTACGTACGCTGTACTTAGTAAGGCGCTGCAGAAGCGCTACGGCGACGTCCACGCCCTCCGCGGCCTCGACCTCGGCATCCCCGAGGGCACCGTCTGCGGCCTCCTCGGCCCGAACGGCGCCGGCAAGACCACCGCCATACGCGTGCTGACCACACTCGTCGCGCCGGACGGCGGCACCGCGCGGGTCGCCGGGTACGACGTCGCCGCCGAGCCGGCCGCCGTGCGCCGGGCCATAGGCGTCACCGGGCAGGCCACGTCCGTGGACGACGACCTGTCCGGGCGCGAGAACCTGCGCCTCTTCGCCCGGCTGCTGCGCCTGCGCGGGCCCGCGGGACGGGAGCGGGCGGACGAGCTGCTGGAGCGGTTCGGCCTCGCCGAGGCCGCCGGCCGGCCGGCCCGCACGTATTCCGGCGGCATGCGGCGGCGGCTCGACCTGGCCGCGAGCCTGCTCTCCCGGCCGCGGGTGCTCTTCCTCGACGAGCCGACCACCGGGCTCGACCCGGCCAGCCGCGGGCAGATCTGGGCGGCGGTACGGGAGCTGGCGGCGGCGGGCACGACGGTGCTGCTCACGACGCAGTACCTGGAGGAGGCGGACCGGCTGGCCGACTCGGTGGTGGTCGTCGATCACGGCCGGGCGGCCGTCACCGGCACGCCGGACGAACTGAAGCAGCGCGTGGGCGCGTATGCGGAGGTGGTCGTGGCCGACGACGCGGCGCTCGCGGCGGCGGCCGTGGTGCTCGGGCCGCTGACCGGCGGCGAGCCGCGGCTGGACGCGGAGCGGCGCGCGGTGGGGGCGGCCGCGTACGACCCGGAGCTGACGCTGCCGCGCGTGGTGCGGGAGCTGGACGCGGCCGGGGTGCCGGTGGTCGACGCGACCCTGCGCCGGCCGACGCTGGACGAGGTGTTCCTCCGGCTCACCGGGGCGGACGCCGCCGGGACGGCGAAGGACGGCTCCGGGACCGCGCGGCACGCGAAGGAGGCGGCGGCGTGAGCGACCTCGCGTACGACGGCATGGCCATCGTCGGCCGCCAGTTGCAGCGCGCCCGGCGCAACCCCGCGCTACTCGTCACCACCCAGGTGATGCCGCTGACGCTGCTGCTCTTCTTCGGCTACGTCTTCGGCAACTCGGTCTCACTCCCCGGCGACGCCGACTACCGCACGTACATCGTCCCGGGCCTCTTCGCCACCACCGCCGCCGGCGGCCTGGTCACCGGCATGCTCCAGGCCGCCGTCGACACCGGCCGCGGGGTGACGGAGCGCTTCCGGGCGCTGCCGATCAGCCGGGCGGCGGTGCCGCTGGGGCACGCGGTGGCGGACGTGCTGCTGTTCGCCGCCGGGCTGGTGCCGCTGGTCGCGGTGGGCTACGCCGTGGGCTGGCGGAACGACGGCTCCGCGGCGGCGACGGCGGGGGCGCTGGGGCTGCTGCTCCTGCTGCGGTTCACCTCAGCGTGGATCGGGATCCACCTCGGCATGGCGGTGGGCAACGAGGAGGCGGCGGGGCAGTTGGCGAGCACGACGTTCATGCTGCAGTTGCTCTCCAACGCCTACGTACCGACCCACGGCATGCCGGGGTGGCTGCGGGCGGTGGTGGAGTGGAACCCGCTCAGCGCGTACGTCACCGCCGTACGGGACCTGACGGGCAGCGCGCCGCCGGGGCTGGACGACGCGCCGGGCGCGGCGTGGCCGATGACGCATCCGGTGGCGGCGGCGCTGGTCTGGTCGGTGGTGCTGCTGGCCGTCTTCGTACCGCTGGCGGTGCGGCGCAGCGCGCGGGGACGGGGCTGAGACGCGCCGCTCCGGGTCCGCTCGGGTGGGGGCGAACGGACGCGGGCAGCGATCGGGGCGGGCGCGGCATGCCGGGTCGCCGCGCCCGCCCCGATACGGGCTGTCTGTCAGCTCCGGCGGTTGCCGAAGAGGGTGCGCCGCAGCTTCCGCAGCGGGGCGAAGAGGGAAACGCGCGCCATACGGCCCGGCTTCGCGGCCCTCTCCTCGCGCGCGGTCAGCTCACGCATCAGCATGGTGGCGCTGTCCGTGTCCCCCTGGGGGGCGGCGGGTCCGCCGAGCACGGCGAGATGCCGGTCGACGCGTGCCCGCGACGCGGTGCTCCCGCAGTTGATCGCAGGAACTCGCGCTTTGCCGCGCATTGCTATCTGATCCATGACACTCCCCACCCTTACGAGGGCTCCCGGCCCGGGCAGGCTAACCCTATCGTCTGCCTGCGTCACATGCGCATCCCCCACAAGGGAATCATCCCCAATTCCCGGCCCAGAACGCGGTCTTGACCTGGAGAACCGTTTCATCTGGCTGGAATACGCCCCTCGACGGTGGATCGCGTTCCGCTTCTCCCGGTTCCTCCGGCCCTACGGCGCCGGGGACGCGGACTCGTCCGCCGGCGCGTCGACCGGCCAGGAGTACCAGGAGCCTTCGAGGGTGTCGTAGTCGTACAGCGGACGGCCCTTGAGGGAGCTGGTACGGAACGGGGCGCCCTGGTCGTCGATGCGTACGGCCCCGGACTCGTCACCGCTGCTCCACTCGACCTCCAGATACCAGCCGACGTCGTAGTCCTCGGTGTCGGCGTGGATGAGGAGGGACAGCGGCTCGTCGTCGGTGACGCGGAACGGCAGCGCCGGAGGGTCCCATGTGTGCGTGGAGTCGCCGCCCTGCCGGGGCTTGAGGACGGGGCGGGGCTTGTCGAGATCGACGCGGTACGCCGCCTGGGTGACCTCGCCGCCGCAGCCGCTGGACATCGCGAACGCGCTCCACGGCAGCGGAGCGCCGGTCGAGGTCTTGCGCACGTGGACGGCGTTGATGGTCACCGGCTCGTCGCCGCGGGGCTCGATGGCGGTCTCGATGTTCGTGGTCCCGCCGTGGACGGCGCCCTGGCTGGAGGCCCACGCCTCGGCGTCCTGCGCCACGGGCGGGGGCGGCACGTCGTCGGGCGACTTGTCGATGAGGTAGCGGTGGTCGCAGCCGTTCGACCAGACGTGGGAACGGACGGACCAGGCGAGGGGGGTCCGCACGGCGGGCGTGTCCTTGCCCGCGGTTCCGGCCCCGCCCCTGCGGGGCGTGGCACCGGGGGTCGCGTCCGCCTCCGCACCCTCACCACCGCCGGCGGGCGCGGGCTTGCGCCGCTCGGAGGGCTCGGCGGACCGCTCCTTCTCCGCGCTCTCGCCCCCCTGTGCACCCCCGCCACCGCGGCCCCCGTCGGCCAGGACCCCGCTCGCGGGCCCGGTGTCGCCGTCGGCGCGGCCTTCGCCGGTGGACCCGCTGGAGGCGGCCACGAACGCCACGAGCGCGGCAGCCGCCACCCCCGCCCCGGGCACCCCCACCCGCCGCCACCGCCGCGCCCACCGCGGCCCGCGGCCGTCGCGCGAGGACGGGGAGGCGCCACGGGCGGAGTCGCGACCGGGGCGCAACTTGCCGGAAAGACGACGGATTTCGCCGGAGCCGGAGTCGCTTGCGCCGCCGCGGACCTCGCGGGCGGGAGAGCCGAGGGGCGCGGAAGCCGACGCGTCACCGGCGCCGCCCTCACGGGCGGCATCGCCGCGGGGAGCGGCAGCCGAAGGCCCGTGGGTGGCCACGCCGGTGCCCCCGGCCACGGAATGCTGCACCGCGGAGTCCGCTACGTCGCCGGCACCGCCCCCGGCGGAGCCCGCGCCACCACGGACTCCACCAGAGCCCGCACGTACGTCGGCGCCCCGCGCGGCTATGCCGCCAGAGGCCATGGGCCGCTCGGCCGGCGCGGCCGAGTCCGGCGCCTCACCGGCGCCGGAGTCCCGTCCGTCCGCGCCGCCGGAGGCGGAGGGCCGTGCGGCTGAAGCCGCCCCGGCCGCAGCGGAGCCGCGCCCTTGCGCGGCGCCCGGCGGCGAAGGCACCGTTGCGGTTGCGTCGTTCGCGGCGGGACCCGCCGCCGGGGGCTTCGCCTCGTTCACCTCGCCGGTGGCACCGCCACGTGCCGCCTCCGCTGCCGCGCCGGACCGGTCGCCGACTCCGCCACCCGCCGCCGCGCCACTGCCCGGCCTCGCTCCGCGCGACCGGCGTCCCGCTTCTCCCTCGCTCATGCCCGCCCCAGGCGCACCGCGGGCTCCACTGCCCCGCGCACCCGGCCGTGCGCCAGCCGGCCGGCCCTCCGCTCCCCCGCGGCTCGAGCCCGCCGGCGGCTCCCCCGCCGCCCACGACGGAGCCGACCCGCGGCGCGTGCCGTTGACGCGGTGCCAACGGCGGTGGAGTTCCACCAGTTCTTCCGGGGTCGCGCCACACAGGCGTGCGAAGCGTTCCGCCGGGGCATAACTCGATGGGACCGCGTCGCCGTTGCAGTAGCGGTGGAGGGTCGACGTACTCACGTGGAGGCGCGCCGCAAGCGACCCGTAACTGCGCCCCGAGCGCTGCTTCAACTCGCGCAACAGCGCCGCGAACTTCTCCGTCGCCGCGTCTTTCACGTCCCGCCCCCGTTCCGACGCGTTCCACCCTAGTCCTGTCCGCGCTGGTCGGTGGCCGGATTCCCGTTCCAGCTTCCCGTTTCCACCGCGATCGCTTGCGGCCGGTTCCCCCGGGTCCGCAGGCTTGTCACCAGCACCAAGCCAAGCCCCAGCACCGAAGCGGCGCGGCGCCGGGCGGAGTACGGGGGTATCCGCTCGGCGCCGCGCGACGGCCTCCCGGGCCGGGTCGGTTCGCGGGCGGCTCCGGGTGCGGTCTGCGTACGTCGTCGGCTCGGCCCTTGGTGGGCCTCGTCGGCCGGGTCGCTGCGCGCCGACCGTCCGCCCGGCGCCGTACCCGCGAGCACAACGGCCCGGCCCGGGTGACGAGGCCCCAGGTTCGGCGTGTACCCCCGAGGACCCGGACCGGGTCCCGAGCCCGGTGGGGTCCTACGCGCCGGCGTAGGCGGCGCGCAGCGCCTCTTCCACCGCGGTCAGCGCGGTTCCGTGGTCGAGTCCGAGGCGCTGCGCCCGCTGCGCGTACACCTGTGCCGCCGCGGCCGCCTCGCGCTGCGCGGCGTCGCCCGCGGCGGCCACGTAGCTGCCGTGCCGGCCGCGGGTCTCGATCACCCCGTCGCTCTCCAGCGCGCGGTACGCCTTGGCGACGGTGTTCGGGGCGAGGCCCAACTGCTCGGCGAGGCCCCGGACGGTGGGCAGCTTGGTGCCGGCCGGGAGGACGCCACCGCGGGCCTGGGCGGAGATCTGGGCGCGCACCTGCTCGTACGGTGCCTCGGGCGCCTGCTGGTCGACGATAATCTGGATGGTCACGGACTCATTGTGGTCCGCGGGGCGAAATTCGCACGACAGCGGCACCCCCGTCGCCGTACGGTGCGGCGCCATGAGTGTGCTCGTACGCGACTTCCGCCCCGAAGACGCCGACGCCGTCGCCGAGGTGCAGCGCGCGGCGGTGCCGTTCCTCGTCACCACTCCCGAGTCGGTCCGCTGGAACGTGGCGTCCGCGCCGCCGGAGAAGCGGCTGCGGGCGCTGGTCGCCGAGGTCGGCGGGAAGGTCGTCGGCGAGTGCGAGGCGTTCGTCCAGTACGACAGCAGCACCCCGGGGCAGGGCATCGCACAGCCGTACGTGCACCCCGGGCACACCGGCCGCGGCGCCGGTTCCGCGCTGGTCGCGGCGGCCGAGGCGCATCTCGCGGCGCGCGGCGTGACCACCGTCTACACCTGGGTGTACGACACGGAGCGCGACCTCGGCTTCGCCGAGCGGCGCGGCTACCGCCGGGGGCGCACCGGCCGGATCCTCCACCTCGACCTGCGCGCCGCGCTCCCGCCGCGGCGCGAGCCGGCCGCGGACGTGGAGCTGCGCGCCTTCGCGGACTTCGACGATCCCCGGCCGCTGTACGAGGCGGACGCGGAGGCGGCGCTGGACGAGCCGAGCGACACGCCGGCCGACGCCATGTCGTACGAGCACTGGCTCGACCACACCTGGCGCGAGCCGCTGCTCGACCGCGACCTGACGATCGCCGCCCTGGTCGACGGCGAGGTGGCGGCGTTCAGCCTGGCGGAGACCGACGGGCGCACGCGCTATCTGTCCGGGATGACCGGCAGCCGCCGGGCGTTCCGCGGCCGGGGGCTGGCGAAGCTCGCCAAGCACGAGTCGCTGCTGCGGGCGCGGGCGGCCGGGTACACCGACGCGTTCACGGGCAACGACAGCGGCAACGAGCCGATGCTCGCGATCAACCGCTGGTTCGGCTACGAGCCGTTCCTGACCGAGCTGCGCTGCATCAAGGACCTCTGAGGGCCCCGCCCGGCGTCACGGCGGGCCCGCCGTCTGCGGCAGCACCACGGCCCGGTCCGGTATCCGCGGGTCGTATGCCAGGGGGTCGTCCGCCTCGTGCCAGTGCACGACGAACCGCTCCCCCGCCCGGTACGCCTCGAGCCCCGCCCGGCACGACGCCACCAGGTCGTCGGGAAGCGCGTCCAGCGGATACCAGCCGATCTCGGCGCACTTGTCCGGCTCCGCATTCACCACCCGGGCGCCGGGCGGCAGTTCCGCGGCGAAGAACCATCCCATCCTCGACCGGCCCGCCGGCGGCTTGTGCTGCATGACCAGCGCCACCGCGACCTGCTCCGGGGCGAGCACGAGGCCGATCTCCTCGGCGGCCTCGCGCAGCACCCCGGACCGTACGTCCTCGCCGTCCTCCAGATGGCCGCTGGGCATGTTCAGCAGGCCGTCGGCGTAGCCCGTGCCCGCCCGGCGGGCGAGCAGCACCTCCGGCGCGGGGGCGCGCCGGAGGAGCAGCAGGTGCACGTCCACGATCTCCCGGTGGCGGTCGGGGCGCTCCAGCCGGGCCACGCGCTCTCGCGGTGCGCCGTCGGTCACTTCTGCGCTCATGCGCCGATCCTCGCAGCCGCCACTGGACACCTGCTTGGCGCTCAGCAGTCGTAGAGCGCGCTCCCGTGGACCGCCTCGCAGTAGCGCACGTGCAGGTGGTTGTCGTGGTTGGCGTACTGGGTGACCAGGCCCTCGGAGATCAGCTGCGGATCGTTGAAGAAGATCAGCTTGATGTGCCCGGGGGCCGAGGCGCGGATGGCCTTGACCAGGTCGCGGGTCGCCGCGCGGTCGTACGCGGCCGACTGCCAGGTGATACGCCCGGCGGTGCACTGGGCCGAGTCCGTGCGGATCGGCCAGACGTCGAAGTCGAGCCCCAGCTCGTGGCTGGCGTGGCCCGGGATGTCGCCGCCGTGCTCGAACCCGCTGTCGCCGACCGGCAGCTTGCCGTTGCCGGTGCCCGCGAAGGAGGCCGCGGCGGCCTCCAGTTGGGCGACGGCGGCGGAGGTGCCCCAGTGGGCGTTCGCGTTGCCGTCCGGGCTCTGGCCGCACATCGTGCTGCCGAAGCTGGTGTTCTCGTAGTGCCAGAGCAGGTTCTTCCAGGTGACGGGACCGACGATGCCGTCCACGCCGATGCCCGCGTGGCCCTGGAAAGTGCGTACGGCCGCGGTCGTGGCGGCGTCGAAGGTGCCGCTGACCGTGAGCCCGGCGCCGCGCTTGGCGTTGAGCGCGGCCTGGAGGGCCCTGACGGCCCCGCCGGTGTCGCCCTGGCGGATCGTGGGGGTGAGCGCGCCCCAGGTCTGCGGTCCCACGATGCCGTCGACGCCGAGGCCCTTGGCGCTCTGGAACTGGCGCACCGCCGTGTTCGTGGCGGGGCCGAACACTCCGTCGGGCGAGACCGAGATGCCCTGTCCGGTCAGCAGGTGCTGCAGCGCCAGGACGTCGGTGCCCCTGTTGCCGCTGCTCTGCGTCGGGAAGGCGGCCTGGGGGTACGCGTACGCCGGGGAGCCGAGGCCCAGGAGCAGGGCGGCCACGGTGGCGACCAGGGCGGCCAGCCGGAACAGCGGTCTGTTCTTCCGTTTCTTCGTCTTCTTCATCTTCTTCATCGCGTTCTCCTCCGCGGAATCGCCGGTCACTTGCCTGCCTGCAGCGCGCCCCAGGTCGCGGGTCCCACGATGCCGTCCACGCCGAGCCCGCGGCTGGTCTGGTAGTCGCGTACGGCCGTCTGCGTGCCGGAGCCGAAGATGCCGTCGATGCCGACGGTGCGGCCGAGCGCGGCGGTCAGGGCGCGCTGGAGCCGGGTGACGGCGTCGCCGGTGGAGCCGTTCTGCAGGGTGGGCGTGGTGCCGCGGGCCAGCAGCGCGGTCCAGGTGCGGGGGCCGATGATGCCGTCCGCGGTGAGGCCCCTGGCGGTCTGGAACGCCTTCGTGGCGGTGACGGTGCCGGCGTCGAAGGTGCCGGTCGGGGTGGCGCCGCCGGGGTCGTGTCCCGCGGCCTCCAGGAGGCACTGGGCGGCGTCGACCAGGGCGCCCGTCGAGCCGGAGCGGATGGTCCCGTAGGCGTTGAAGCTCAGGTTGGCGGTGGTGCAGGTGACGGGCGGCGGGGTGCCCTTGCCGACGTCGAGGTAGTTGCGGTCGATGTGCAGGCGCTGGCCGCCGTACGTCTCGTAGACCTCGCCGACGTACTGGTGGATGCGCTGGTGGCCGGCCCAGTAGGAGTCCGGGACGTACGATCCCGCGTCGGTGTCGGCGACGCCGTTCCACCACGCGAACCACAGGTGGTCCACGCGCAGGTAGCGGGCGTCGTCGTAGACGCTGGCCGCGTCCCGGATGCCGGAGGAGGCGCTGGAGTACAGGCCGGAGAGGTAGCCCTTGGCGTGCAGGCCCTCGGTCCAGCCGGAGACGTAGCTCATGACCGCGGCCTTGCAGGAGGCGGTGGAGGTGTAGCCCTCGATGTCGGAGTAGAGCGCGCTGCCGGCCGGGATGCCGAGGCTCTGGGCGGCGGTCACCGAGGCGTTGGCGGCGCTGACGCCCTGGGCGCGGGCGGTGACGGGGTCGGACGACATCTTGTTGGAGAAGTTGCTGCACGGCGCCTGGCGGCCGACGTCGATGGGGATGAGGTGCCAGCCCTTGTTCGTCTGGTTCGTCACCCAGCTCGCGGTGAGGTTGGGCTGCGCGCAGGCGCGGGTGGCGCCGGAGATGTAGACGCCCACGGCGCGGTACGGGGAGCCGGCGAGCCAGGCGTCCATCGTGGTCTGCGACGGCGCGGCGCAGGCGTCGAAGCCCTGGCCGCGGAA
The Streptomyces sp. CNQ-509 DNA segment above includes these coding regions:
- the hmgA gene encoding homogentisate 1,2-dioxygenase; its protein translation is MTSSAEQERAERARKTAEGLTYLSGFGNQHSSEAIPGALPTGRNSPQRAPLGLYAEQLSGSAFTEPRARNRRSWLYRIRPSAAHPRFVRADNGALRTAPFTEAVPDPNRLRWNPLPEPPPGTDFLAGLWTLGGNGDAAQRTGMAIHLYAANAPMDRVFSDADGELLVVPERGGLLLRTELGLLHAEPGHVALVPRGVRFRVEPLTAGATVRGYVCENYGSPFVLPELGPIGANGLANPRDFLAPVAAYEETEGPVEVVSKFCGNLWGATYDHSPLDVVAWHGNHVPYVYDLHRFNVIGTISYDHPDPSIFTVLTSPSDTPGLAGVDFVVFAPRWLVGEDTFRPPYFHRNVMSEYMGLVEGAYDAKTAGPGGFVPGGGSLHNMMSAHGPDQETFDRASAAELKPQKIDDGLAFMFETRWPVTLTPQARDAEHLQQGYDDVWRGLLRQAGGLGGSPRGHRRP
- a CDS encoding ATP-binding cassette domain-containing protein, translated to MTTTYAVLSKALQKRYGDVHALRGLDLGIPEGTVCGLLGPNGAGKTTAIRVLTTLVAPDGGTARVAGYDVAAEPAAVRRAIGVTGQATSVDDDLSGRENLRLFARLLRLRGPAGRERADELLERFGLAEAAGRPARTYSGGMRRRLDLAASLLSRPRVLFLDEPTTGLDPASRGQIWAAVRELAAAGTTVLLTTQYLEEADRLADSVVVVDHGRAAVTGTPDELKQRVGAYAEVVVADDAALAAAAVVLGPLTGGEPRLDAERRAVGAAAYDPELTLPRVVRELDAAGVPVVDATLRRPTLDEVFLRLTGADAAGTAKDGSGTARHAKEAAA
- a CDS encoding TetR/AcrR family transcriptional regulator C-terminal domain-containing protein, translated to MAASGRAADGTARGAAPEVIWTRPERAGRGPRPAHSRAAIAAAAVRIADADGLDAVSMRRVAAEIGSGTMSLYNYVPRKEDLHELMVDAVSAEYDLSVPLTGDWRADVLALAEQSRDLMRRHPWLPRLTSTTAYGFTPHALRYLDRFLAALAGLDVPPGTKMELVAMVTASVTSYVTFEIALAERARALPWTEAEEEAVRGAYLARQLATGEYPHLAATLAQAPQPGDHEAAFRRLLGRVLDGFEPSGGPE
- a CDS encoding GntR family transcriptional regulator, coding for MTGLFAPDSLQLNRKLPLWYQVSQSLRASILGRPPDAPLRLPTEEQLAGHYGVSVLTLRQALKELEEEGLITRHRRHGTFIEATARHTAPVRLLGSVDAIVAQQSGDRTTLLAHGPAPVPADLAGYFPDLAEAMTYRRLRHDGATGEATNWADNTVHPEAAARIDPADLERWPMTKVLRDRAGIRIARITDTVTATLAEPETVELLGVPLLSPILHYTGVSYDDAGRVVDVARIRYRGDRFSFSVTLEAP
- a CDS encoding type ISP restriction/modification enzyme; this encodes MGGSADGGPAVAEPAASAEEPPAEERAVHGESAADAAPAARGSVVRPRASVEGGASPAPSREPAEGDSAPLLADLMPWGVAPLRLGRGWVMAPDAASLRRRWDALVRAEGDERDALFRATRARTTHSAVAQLPGRAAGTGRLAREAGPCPEPVRVLHGAYDRQWLIPDNRLLDAARPELWRVADDRQLFAVEAGYVTPGPGGSRGLAVVASALLPDGRSPAGRPGRIRPLYRRPRGRGPNLPPRLLRWLGRRLGGKVGAEDVFAWVLAAGQATPRGCAVPLTADPEVWRAGVERGRRLLEVQLRGARGGGRPRLPGGRRPYVRAALPARPAEVSYDPEEEALLLGEGRISPVPRGAWEFTAGGVPVLEQWLAARLEPAEPGTLAAIRPAAWPQEWTSELLELITVLALLAEAADPGADEARGTDGSYTGEITAEITAAELHEAGILPAPASARRPASVLDHHEEGPEGQFALI
- a CDS encoding GntR family transcriptional regulator — its product is MTIQIIVDQQAPEAPYEQVRAQISAQARGGVLPAGTKLPTVRGLAEQLGLAPNTVAKAYRALESDGVIETRGRHGSYVAAAGDAAQREAAAAAQVYAQRAQRLGLDHGTALTAVEEALRAAYAGA
- a CDS encoding ABC transporter permease, with amino-acid sequence MSDLAYDGMAIVGRQLQRARRNPALLVTTQVMPLTLLLFFGYVFGNSVSLPGDADYRTYIVPGLFATTAAGGLVTGMLQAAVDTGRGVTERFRALPISRAAVPLGHAVADVLLFAAGLVPLVAVGYAVGWRNDGSAAATAGALGLLLLLRFTSAWIGIHLGMAVGNEEAAGQLASTTFMLQLLSNAYVPTHGMPGWLRAVVEWNPLSAYVTAVRDLTGSAPPGLDDAPGAAWPMTHPVAAALVWSVVLLAVFVPLAVRRSARGRG